One region of Triticum aestivum cultivar Chinese Spring chromosome 6B, IWGSC CS RefSeq v2.1, whole genome shotgun sequence genomic DNA includes:
- the LOC123133905 gene encoding uncharacterized protein, which translates to MQMGQQPWLKTSLVNWTDKGESNQAQTQPRHSQSPSRDRHRRRRPRPVGRFTGGEMSSRRARARREPPEGGCRARFCLKRRSRARAPPDSNVPARSEGLLDGWLASGTPSAKRRRRTTGRGEDEEWQGSRGPWRTAYAGIPAARRRARLVATSTTARVGDSSGAALCASSSRTTMSFPEGGTASTGATGSTPLRSRVVARASQRIWAAFAALPIAAAKDMAAGSAAAAARRVSARRMPEATGASAPVCEERLYAERWQAWSRAPHALKPCRQTLLRWTWLPRTVPLYYCHKKRTERLAVPVP; encoded by the exons ATGCAAATGGGCCAGCAGCCATGGCTAAAAACCAGCCTGGTCAACTGGACGGATAAGGGAGAGAGCAACCAGGCGCAAACCCAGCCACGTCATTCTCAATCCCCATCCCGTGACCGACACAGGCGGAGACGCCCACGGCCGGTCGGCCGCTTCACCGGCGGCGAGATGAGCTCCCGCCGTGCTCGTGCTCGTCGGGAACCTCCAgaaggagggtgccgggcgcgatTCTGTTTGAAGCGCCGTTCGCGAGCCCGAGCGCCGCCGGACTCCAACGTGCCAGCGCGGTCGGAGGGGCTGCTCGATGGCTGGCTCGCCAGCGGGACGCCGAGCGCCAAGAGGCGGCGGCGAACCACCGGGCGCGGAGAAGACGAGGAGTGGCAGGGGAGCCGCGGCCCGTGGAGGACGGCATACGCGGGTATCCCGGCGGCACGAAGGCGAGCGCGACTGGTGGCGACCTCGACGACCGCGAGGGTCGGAGATAGCAGCGGCGCGGCCTTGTGCGCGTCGTCGTCAAGGACGACGATGTCGTTCCCCGAAGGCGGAACTGCTTCAACAGGGGCGACCGGGTCGACACCGCTGCGTAGCCGCGTCGTGGCGCGCGCCAGCCAACGCATCTGGGCGGCCTTTGCAGCGCTGCCCATAGCCGCCGCAAAGGACATGGCTGCGGGAAGTGCTGCCGCCGCTGCGAGGCGTGTCTCCGCGCGCCGGATGCCAGAAGCCACGGGCGCGAGCGCCCCGGTCTGTGAAGAGCGGCTGTACGCCGAGCGGTGGCAGGCGTGGTCGCGTGCACCGCATGCGTTGAAGCCGTGCAGGCAGACATTGCTGAGATGGACATGGTTGCCCAGGACAGTTCCGTTGTACTATTGCCATAAAAAAAGG ACCGAGAGACTCGCCGTTCCTGTCCCATGA